In the genome of Hyphobacterium sp. CCMP332, one region contains:
- a CDS encoding V-type ATP synthase subunit A: protein MTKGKIINIVANLISIEVEGKVGQNEICHVIARDTKLRSEVIKVIGNTAFAQVFESTRGVKIGDAVEFSGHLLEIELGPGLLSQNFDGLQNNLDKLDSTFLERGVISDALDRSKKYEITPLVSTGDTVLAADWLAETIENNLSHKIMVPFAYEGHFKVKKIAKKGNYSIEDEIAVLVDTKGKEHSVSMIQKWPVKIPIKTYDHKPRPFKILQTGMRVIDTMNPITEGGTGFIPGPFGTGKTVLQHAIAKNGDADIIIVTACGERANEVVEIFTEFPHLIDPRTGRTLQERTCIVCNTSSMPVSSREASVYVGMTIAEYYRCMGLKVLLLADSTSRWAQALREMSNRLEELPGPDAFPVDLPAIIANFYARAGFVYLNNGKTGSVTFIGTVSPAGGNLKEPVTESTSKVARCFYALNQGRADSKRYPAIETVDSYSKYIDYDEFKEYANENIQKGWTGLVNQAKDYLIRGAEARDQIAILGDDAVPIEYHRQFWKSELLDFVFLQQDSFDKVDMNCEMDRQKYMFNKVMSICKMEPDFEVFTEVSDYYKKMINLMRQMNYSEYNSGDFKKYESELKVLLAQKEN, encoded by the coding sequence ATGACTAAAGGAAAGATTATAAATATTGTTGCCAACCTCATTTCAATAGAAGTGGAAGGGAAAGTAGGGCAAAATGAAATTTGTCATGTGATTGCAAGAGATACAAAATTGCGTTCCGAAGTTATAAAAGTGATAGGCAATACGGCTTTTGCCCAGGTTTTTGAGTCGACACGCGGTGTAAAAATTGGCGATGCGGTTGAGTTTAGCGGACACCTACTCGAGATTGAATTAGGACCGGGTTTGCTATCTCAAAACTTTGACGGACTTCAGAACAATCTTGACAAACTCGACTCTACTTTTTTAGAAAGAGGGGTTATTTCCGATGCATTGGATCGAAGTAAAAAATATGAGATAACACCTCTTGTCAGTACCGGCGATACGGTTTTAGCCGCCGATTGGTTGGCAGAGACCATTGAAAACAATTTATCGCATAAAATAATGGTCCCCTTTGCCTATGAAGGCCATTTCAAGGTTAAAAAAATTGCGAAAAAAGGAAATTATAGCATTGAAGATGAAATTGCAGTATTGGTAGACACGAAAGGCAAGGAGCACTCTGTAAGTATGATCCAAAAATGGCCGGTTAAAATACCAATCAAAACTTATGATCATAAACCGCGTCCATTTAAAATATTGCAAACCGGAATGCGCGTCATTGATACCATGAACCCAATTACAGAAGGGGGAACAGGATTTATCCCGGGACCTTTCGGTACTGGAAAAACAGTACTACAACACGCCATTGCAAAAAATGGTGATGCAGATATCATTATTGTTACTGCCTGTGGTGAAAGAGCCAATGAAGTGGTTGAGATTTTTACTGAGTTTCCACATCTGATTGACCCGAGAACAGGACGTACATTACAAGAAAGAACCTGTATTGTATGTAATACATCTAGTATGCCGGTATCATCGAGAGAGGCATCAGTTTATGTAGGAATGACGATTGCCGAGTACTATCGTTGCATGGGATTAAAAGTCCTGTTATTAGCGGATTCAACATCCCGATGGGCACAGGCTTTGAGAGAAATGTCGAACAGACTGGAAGAACTTCCCGGACCGGATGCTTTCCCTGTTGATCTTCCGGCCATCATCGCAAATTTTTATGCGCGTGCGGGATTTGTATATCTCAACAATGGAAAAACAGGATCGGTAACATTTATTGGAACAGTTTCCCCGGCAGGAGGTAATCTCAAAGAACCGGTTACGGAATCCACAAGCAAAGTTGCACGATGTTTTTATGCCTTAAATCAGGGCAGAGCTGATTCAAAAAGATACCCTGCTATCGAAACCGTCGATTCTTATTCCAAGTATATCGACTATGATGAATTTAAGGAGTATGCCAACGAAAATATTCAGAAAGGCTGGACAGGCCTGGTGAATCAGGCAAAAGATTATTTAATACGCGGAGCAGAAGCCAGAGATCAAATTGCCATTTTGGGTGATGATGCTGTGCCTATTGAGTATCACAGACAATTCTGGAAAAGTGAACTTTTGGATTTTGTGTTTCTACAGCAGGATTCATTTGACAAGGTGGATATGAATTGTGAGATGGACAGGCAAAAATATATGTTTAACAAAGTCATGTCAATTTGCAAAATGGAACCGGATTTTGAAGTTTTTACAGAGGTGAGTGATTATTACAAAAAAATGATCAACCTTATGAGACAGATGAACTATTCAGAATACAATTCCGGGGATTTCAAAAAGTATGAATCCGAATTGAAAGTATTATTGGCCCAAAAAGAAAATTGA
- a CDS encoding V-type ATP synthase subunit B, giving the protein MQTQAFQKKYTNLSQITKATCSLKAKDVGYEELAYVDGRPAQVVKMLGDNVTLQVFKGTEGLHTKSEVIFTGQSPTMKVSEQLAGRFFDAYGAPLDNGPEIEGEERSIGGPSVNPVKRKQPSDFLATGIAGIDLNNTLVTGQKNTIFADANQPYNQVLAEVALRADADKIILGGMGLSNDDYLFFKDTFTNAGQLDKIISFINTTEDPPVERLLVPDMACTAGEFFANDKQEKVLVLLTDMTLYADALAIVANKMDQIPSKDSMPGSLYSDLAKIYEKAVQFDHGGSLTIIAVTTLNEGDITHAIPDNTGYITEGQLFLRRDTDIGKVIIDPFRSLSRLKQNVIGKVTREDHPQVMNTLVRLYADAMAARTKKENGFDLTDYDQRCLDYSKEYSNRLLAVDVNISTDEMLDTGWELMAKFFEKHEVGVKESLVQKYWVQKETADSSE; this is encoded by the coding sequence ATGCAGACACAGGCATTTCAAAAAAAATATACCAATCTAAGTCAAATCACAAAAGCCACCTGTAGTTTAAAAGCTAAGGATGTAGGTTATGAGGAGTTGGCCTATGTTGATGGCCGGCCAGCCCAGGTTGTGAAAATGCTAGGTGATAATGTTACGCTTCAGGTATTTAAAGGGACTGAGGGTCTGCATACTAAGTCTGAAGTGATTTTTACCGGACAATCACCGACAATGAAAGTGAGTGAACAACTCGCGGGGAGATTTTTCGATGCTTATGGCGCTCCATTGGATAATGGCCCTGAAATTGAAGGAGAAGAAAGGTCTATTGGAGGGCCTTCGGTAAATCCTGTAAAGAGAAAACAACCTTCGGACTTCTTAGCAACTGGTATTGCCGGAATTGATTTGAACAATACATTGGTAACAGGTCAAAAAAATACCATTTTTGCCGATGCAAATCAGCCCTACAATCAGGTACTAGCGGAGGTGGCATTGAGAGCAGATGCCGACAAGATTATTCTTGGTGGCATGGGTTTATCCAATGATGACTATCTTTTTTTTAAAGACACTTTCACCAATGCAGGTCAGCTTGATAAGATAATCTCATTTATAAATACCACCGAAGATCCGCCTGTTGAGCGTCTGTTGGTCCCTGACATGGCCTGTACAGCAGGTGAGTTTTTTGCCAACGATAAGCAGGAAAAGGTTTTGGTGTTATTGACTGACATGACACTTTATGCCGATGCCCTGGCCATAGTGGCCAATAAAATGGATCAAATTCCTTCAAAGGATTCCATGCCCGGCTCCTTGTATAGCGATCTTGCAAAAATCTATGAAAAAGCTGTTCAGTTTGACCATGGTGGGTCATTAACCATCATTGCAGTTACCACTCTCAATGAAGGTGATATAACGCATGCTATTCCTGATAATACTGGTTACATTACCGAAGGCCAGTTGTTTTTGCGTCGTGATACTGATATCGGAAAAGTAATTATCGATCCATTTCGCAGTCTTTCAAGATTGAAACAAAACGTAATTGGAAAAGTGACAAGAGAAGATCACCCTCAGGTGATGAATACATTAGTGCGATTATACGCCGATGCAATGGCCGCCAGAACTAAAAAAGAAAATGGATTTGATTTAACGGATTACGACCAGAGATGCCTTGATTATTCAAAAGAATATTCAAACAGGCTTCTTGCCGTGGATGTAAATATCAGCACAGATGAAATGCTCGATACTGGATGGGAACTGATGGCTAAATTTTTTGAAAAACACGAAGTCGGTGTGAAAGAGTCGCTAGTGCAAAAATACTGGGTGCAAAAAGAAACCGCAGACAGTTCGGAGTAA
- a CDS encoding V-type ATP synthase subunit D — protein MALKVQYNKTFLTYLKRQLAIRKKVLPTLKSKETALRLEVKKISEKLKELRQEKDLFNSEIKEFSPLWTRYPQVLKIDSIDISIKNTAGTKIPVLNDIQFKLTEFIDFDQPVWLLKGIDILKNIISLETKEQILQQQHDVLYLARKKTTQKVNLYEKVQIPAFERGINQIKRFLEDKDNIAKAAQKIVKERNQRKEVAQ, from the coding sequence ATGGCACTAAAGGTTCAATACAATAAAACATTTTTAACCTATCTCAAACGCCAACTTGCGATACGAAAAAAAGTATTGCCTACCCTTAAAAGTAAGGAAACCGCACTTCGATTGGAGGTGAAAAAAATCTCAGAAAAGCTCAAAGAACTCAGACAGGAAAAGGATTTGTTTAACTCCGAAATCAAAGAATTTTCTCCACTTTGGACACGATACCCTCAGGTGCTGAAAATTGATTCCATTGACATCAGTATTAAAAATACTGCAGGGACAAAAATTCCAGTATTGAATGATATACAATTCAAATTGACAGAATTTATTGATTTTGATCAGCCTGTTTGGTTGCTTAAAGGAATAGACATCCTAAAAAATATTATTAGTCTTGAAACCAAAGAACAAATATTACAGCAACAACACGACGTTTTATACCTGGCGAGAAAAAAGACTACCCAAAAAGTCAATCTTTATGAAAAGGTTCAGATACCTGCTTTTGAAAGAGGAATCAATCAAATAAAACGGTTTTTAGAAGACAAGGATAATATTGCAAAGGCGGCGCAAAAAATTGTGAAAGAGAGAAATCAAAGAAAGGAGGTGGCACAATGA
- a CDS encoding V-type ATP synthase subunit I translates to MKAKMKKATFMIYHRDTQQILNNLQEKGLVHLDIQSTDENEASQELSKYISKIESILDEMDEHSPQADDLNALEVLEDYDLLNDKVLEYAELLEKYQKDFRLLKPWGNIKWKRIRTIEELNWTFNFYIAPSNSFLQIEDDPYVLEVARKGGNVYFVNIQPLDRSKSLPFEQLELPKLPLGEVGRLLSQTEEEIIKLQQSIRSLSKYRNVLEKHLTELLDKLMILNASNSMIEAGEGRIKYITAWFPQEMESKIQKELETLDLAYEIEAPGEQDDVPVVLKNNTYNKIFENITKVYQLPNYHELDLTPFIGVFYPIFFAYCLGDAGYGIVLSILAVWAYFGPLKKMKTVALLGLVLGIATTFVGIIKSGTVFGLSIAESKNIALFDSLSKYIFITDNQDFIFNAFNVSLMIGLVQILVGVVLSFYRKLKYQSFSMAIPMVAKFLIISSSVALFLGASQEMELLQPFVGLSKIALLLGIVILLFTHDFSIPVVSRVMKGLLEVFFVFTGILGDSLSYIRLFALGVSSSILGLVVNQIGAPLLESGILGIIGGIVFLVFGHALNFAIAFLGALIHPLRLTFVEFYGNAQFEGGGKEFKPFKKNQLNL, encoded by the coding sequence ATGAAAGCAAAGATGAAAAAAGCCACTTTTATGATTTACCACCGTGACACGCAGCAGATTTTAAATAATCTACAGGAAAAAGGCTTGGTACATTTGGATATACAATCTACGGATGAAAATGAAGCATCCCAGGAGCTCTCCAAATATATATCGAAAATTGAATCCATTTTGGATGAAATGGACGAACATAGTCCTCAGGCAGACGATTTAAATGCCTTGGAAGTTTTAGAGGATTATGATCTTCTAAATGATAAAGTATTGGAATACGCTGAATTGCTTGAAAAATATCAAAAGGATTTTAGACTTCTAAAGCCTTGGGGTAATATCAAATGGAAAAGAATTCGGACCATTGAGGAGTTAAATTGGACTTTTAATTTTTATATCGCACCGTCAAATTCATTCCTTCAAATAGAAGACGATCCATATGTATTAGAGGTGGCCAGGAAAGGTGGCAATGTATATTTTGTAAATATTCAACCGCTCGACAGATCTAAAAGCCTGCCCTTTGAGCAATTGGAGCTTCCCAAATTACCCCTTGGCGAAGTAGGCCGGCTTTTGTCGCAAACAGAAGAAGAAATAATAAAACTGCAGCAAAGTATAAGGTCATTGAGCAAATACAGAAATGTACTTGAAAAACATTTAACTGAATTGCTTGATAAACTGATGATTTTAAATGCTTCTAATTCTATGATTGAAGCGGGTGAAGGCAGGATAAAATATATCACCGCCTGGTTTCCACAGGAAATGGAAAGTAAAATTCAAAAGGAACTGGAAACCCTGGATTTGGCCTATGAAATTGAAGCCCCGGGAGAGCAGGACGATGTACCGGTGGTATTAAAAAACAATACCTACAATAAAATATTTGAAAATATTACAAAGGTCTATCAGTTGCCCAATTACCATGAACTCGACCTTACGCCTTTTATTGGGGTCTTTTATCCTATCTTTTTCGCATATTGTTTGGGGGATGCGGGCTATGGTATAGTGCTCAGCATACTCGCAGTTTGGGCGTATTTCGGCCCACTCAAAAAAATGAAAACCGTAGCTTTGCTTGGGCTCGTACTTGGAATAGCAACAACGTTTGTTGGAATTATAAAATCAGGAACTGTATTTGGATTAAGCATTGCAGAATCAAAAAATATCGCTCTTTTTGACTCGCTTTCAAAGTATATTTTCATAACCGATAATCAGGATTTCATTTTTAATGCCTTTAATGTCTCTTTAATGATTGGTTTGGTGCAAATTTTAGTGGGTGTAGTATTATCATTCTATCGAAAACTTAAATACCAGAGTTTTTCTATGGCAATTCCCATGGTGGCTAAATTTTTAATTATTAGTTCTTCGGTCGCCTTATTTTTGGGCGCATCTCAGGAAATGGAGCTGCTTCAGCCATTTGTTGGCTTATCAAAGATTGCTCTATTGCTCGGTATTGTGATTTTATTATTTACACATGATTTCAGTATTCCTGTGGTAAGTAGAGTTATGAAGGGCTTATTAGAAGTATTTTTTGTTTTTACCGGAATACTAGGTGACTCATTGTCATATATCCGATTATTTGCCTTAGGAGTTTCTTCTTCTATTTTAGGTTTGGTGGTAAATCAAATTGGAGCACCTTTGCTTGAATCAGGTATTTTAGGAATAATAGGTGGAATTGTATTTTTAGTTTTTGGACATGCACTCAATTTTGCCATTGCCTTTTTAGGCGCATTAATTCATCCTTTAAGATTGACATTTGTCGAATTTTATGGAAATGCTCAGTTTGAAGGTGGAGGAAAAGAATTTAAACCATTTAAGAAAAATCAACTGAATCTGTAA
- a CDS encoding ATPase: protein MDLPLILASIGLGLIVGLPGIGSAIGTALGAMTTVGALKKRKEAFGSFIVLAALPGTQGLYGFAGFFLMKDLLVPEITMLQAAAILGSGIGLGLAALFSGIYQGRVCASGIDSIGSGNDVFGQTLIMAVFPELYAIIAFAALFLLRGAL, encoded by the coding sequence ATTGATCTTCCCCTAATATTAGCATCTATCGGTTTAGGATTAATCGTAGGATTGCCAGGAATTGGCAGTGCCATTGGTACAGCTCTAGGTGCCATGACTACCGTTGGTGCATTGAAAAAGAGAAAAGAAGCCTTTGGTTCATTTATAGTGCTGGCCGCTTTACCCGGAACACAGGGTCTCTATGGTTTTGCCGGCTTCTTTCTTATGAAGGATTTATTAGTTCCGGAAATTACAATGCTTCAGGCCGCAGCCATTTTAGGAAGTGGCATAGGATTGGGTCTTGCAGCGCTTTTTTCAGGAATATATCAGGGTCGTGTCTGTGCCAGTGGAATTGATAGTATTGGATCGGGAAATGACGTTTTCGGTCAAACACTTATAATGGCTGTGTTTCCTGAATTATATGCAATTATTGCATTCGCAGCTTTGTTCCTATTGAGAGGTGCATTATAA
- a CDS encoding PhzF family phenazine biosynthesis protein: MKLKIYQIDAFASEVFKGNPAAVVPLEKWLSDEVMQKIAEENNLAETAFFVKKDEIFDIRWFTPKLEVDLCGHATLASAHVIINYLNNNSKTLKFSSKSGELMVRKEKDGLVLNFPAKNFNIAKLPDGLFEGLGALPVELYKNDDYMMILDSEKEVKDINPDFNLLNKVDTRGIIVTAKGDKVDFVSRFFAPRVGINEDPVTGSAHTMLIPYWSKRLHKKEMSAQQISARGGHLHCVDLGERVEIKGTAVTYLVGEIKI; the protein is encoded by the coding sequence ATGAAGCTAAAAATTTACCAAATTGATGCCTTTGCATCAGAAGTATTTAAAGGAAATCCGGCTGCGGTTGTCCCTTTGGAAAAATGGCTATCGGATGAAGTCATGCAAAAAATTGCGGAAGAAAATAATTTAGCGGAAACAGCATTCTTTGTAAAAAAAGATGAGATTTTTGACATTCGCTGGTTTACGCCAAAACTTGAAGTCGATCTTTGTGGCCATGCTACGCTTGCATCTGCGCATGTTATCATTAATTATTTAAATAATAATTCAAAGACTTTAAAATTTTCTTCAAAAAGTGGTGAATTGATGGTGAGAAAGGAAAAAGATGGTCTCGTGCTCAATTTTCCGGCAAAGAATTTTAACATAGCGAAATTACCGGATGGATTATTTGAAGGTTTGGGTGCTCTGCCTGTTGAGCTTTATAAGAATGATGATTATATGATGATTCTGGATTCTGAGAAAGAAGTAAAAGATATAAATCCGGATTTTAATCTTTTAAACAAAGTCGATACAAGAGGAATTATTGTCACTGCCAAAGGCGACAAAGTAGATTTTGTTTCGCGCTTTTTTGCGCCAAGGGTGGGAATAAATGAAGATCCTGTGACCGGTTCTGCCCATACCATGTTAATTCCCTATTGGTCTAAACGCTTACATAAAAAAGAAATGTCGGCGCAACAGATATCAGCCAGAGGTGGCCATTTACATTGTGTAGATTTGGGTGAAAGAGTAGAGATTAAAGGTACAGCTGTCACCTATCTTGTAGGAGAGATCAAAATTTAG
- a CDS encoding lycopene cyclase domain-containing protein, which produces MMNYLYLLINIFTISIPLIRSFEPKIHYYKNFKALFLGILIAGTIFIIWDIFFTINGFWGFNSKYLTGITVFHLPIEEWMFFITVPFASVFIYEVLNYFLGPDHSVKDKHPFGISLSLILIAFGILNLDKWYTSITFLSTGLYLFYLSYVLKEKWLSKFFRAYVVILIPFFIVNGILTGTAIEEQIVWYNNAENLGIRIFTIPIEDSIYGMLLILINVHVLEKFRNSPVDSKF; this is translated from the coding sequence TTGATGAACTACCTCTATCTACTCATCAATATTTTCACAATATCTATTCCTTTAATACGCAGTTTTGAACCAAAAATTCACTACTACAAAAATTTTAAAGCGCTATTTCTTGGGATTCTAATAGCAGGAACAATATTTATTATTTGGGATATATTTTTTACAATTAATGGGTTTTGGGGCTTTAATTCTAAATATTTGACGGGAATCACGGTGTTTCATTTGCCCATTGAGGAATGGATGTTTTTTATTACGGTCCCTTTTGCAAGTGTATTTATTTATGAAGTACTCAATTATTTTCTGGGCCCGGATCATTCCGTTAAAGACAAACATCCATTTGGAATTAGTTTATCATTAATACTTATTGCCTTTGGAATCTTAAATCTTGACAAATGGTATACCTCTATCACTTTTTTATCTACAGGCCTTTATCTTTTCTATCTGTCATATGTTTTAAAAGAGAAATGGCTCAGTAAATTTTTCAGAGCTTATGTTGTAATACTTATACCATTTTTTATCGTGAATGGAATTTTAACGGGGACTGCTATTGAGGAGCAAATTGTCTGGTATAACAATGCCGAAAATCTTGGAATTCGAATATTTACCATTCCAATAGAAGACAGCATTTATGGGATGCTTTTGATTTTAATCAATGTTCATGTACTTGAGAAATTCAGAAATTCTCCAGTTGATTCTAAATTTTGA
- a CDS encoding sterol desaturase family protein: MILFALITIVTFLFMEFMSWFTHKYVMHGFLWVLHEDHHVPQKGTFEKNDAFFLMFAIPSSLLMIFGSINALDYRFFIGLGILLYGIAYFLVHEVLIHQRLPWFKRTNNVYFRAIRKAHKVHHKHLQKEEGECFGMLLVPMKYFKEASKSAKK; the protein is encoded by the coding sequence ATGATATTATTTGCTCTTATAACGATTGTAACTTTTTTATTTATGGAGTTCATGTCCTGGTTTACACACAAATATGTAATGCATGGATTCCTGTGGGTCTTACATGAGGATCATCATGTACCTCAAAAAGGTACTTTCGAAAAAAACGATGCTTTTTTTCTAATGTTTGCCATCCCTAGTTCCTTGCTAATGATTTTTGGATCCATAAATGCGCTTGATTACCGATTTTTTATAGGATTGGGAATACTACTCTATGGCATTGCATATTTTCTTGTTCATGAAGTTTTAATTCATCAAAGGTTGCCATGGTTTAAGCGAACCAATAATGTATATTTCAGAGCAATTAGAAAAGCGCACAAGGTTCATCATAAACATTTACAAAAAGAAGAGGGCGAATGTTTTGGAATGCTTCTGGTTCCAATGAAATATTTTAAAGAAGCTTCTAAAAGTGCGAAAAAATAA
- a CDS encoding Lacal_2735 family protein, translated as MFGIFGGGEKKKLEKKYQKLLEEARDLQRKGDIKAYAVKSEEADKIADQIKALS; from the coding sequence ATGTTTGGAATTTTTGGAGGAGGAGAAAAAAAGAAATTGGAAAAAAAGTATCAAAAGCTTTTGGAAGAAGCCAGAGATTTACAAAGAAAAGGCGATATAAAAGCTTACGCTGTTAAATCTGAAGAGGCCGATAAAATTGCAGATCAAATAAAAGCCCTGTCATAA
- the idi gene encoding isopentenyl-diphosphate Delta-isomerase, with protein MIQEHVILVDESDNELGTMEKIEAHKKGVLHRAFSVCIFNDKGEMLIQKRAADKYHSPGLWTNACCSHPRKGENIHEAAKRRLEEEMGIQTTIEKAFSFLYKTRLEKGMIEHELDHVLIGKYNEEPNINLAEVEDWKYMKLNDIQESIMKKPEMWTEWFKIIMPKISLYYSPIFV; from the coding sequence ATGATTCAAGAGCATGTCATATTGGTAGATGAGTCTGATAATGAATTGGGCACAATGGAAAAGATAGAAGCTCATAAAAAAGGGGTGTTACACAGGGCTTTTTCAGTTTGCATTTTTAATGACAAGGGCGAAATGCTGATTCAAAAAAGAGCGGCTGATAAGTATCATTCACCCGGGCTTTGGACAAATGCTTGTTGCAGCCATCCCAGAAAAGGCGAGAATATTCACGAGGCGGCCAAAAGAAGGTTGGAAGAGGAAATGGGTATTCAAACCACAATTGAAAAGGCTTTTTCATTTTTATACAAGACCCGTCTTGAAAAAGGCATGATAGAACACGAATTGGATCATGTACTAATCGGAAAGTACAATGAAGAACCAAACATTAACCTGGCCGAGGTTGAGGATTGGAAATACATGAAACTTAATGATATTCAGGAAAGCATAATGAAAAAGCCTGAAATGTGGACTGAATGGTTTAAAATAATCATGCCTAAAATAAGTTTATATTATTCACCAATATTTGTATAA
- a CDS encoding phytoene/squalene synthase family protein — protein MKQLFDEVSLKCSQLTTRSYSTSFSMGIRLLSKEIRGPIYSIYGFVRFADEIVDTFHDYNKEELLKEFTKNTYRAIENGISLNPILNSFQKTVNEFEIPIQLIDQFLHSMEMDLDLDSCNREDYEEYILGSAEVVGLMCLKVFVNGNTSEYERLKPFAMALGSAFQKINFLRDLNADYKNLGRSYFPGLEVENFDENSKKLIEDEISNDFKKAYEGIVQLPKKARFGVYLAYVYYLALFEKIKNTHSSKVIESRIRIPNERKYAILVSSYVRHQIGLI, from the coding sequence ATGAAACAGCTCTTTGACGAAGTATCACTCAAATGTAGTCAACTTACTACCCGATCCTATAGCACATCATTTTCAATGGGTATTCGACTTTTAAGCAAAGAAATTCGTGGCCCGATATATTCAATTTATGGATTTGTCAGATTTGCGGATGAAATTGTTGATACCTTCCACGATTACAATAAGGAGGAACTTCTTAAAGAATTTACTAAAAACACATACCGTGCGATTGAAAACGGAATTAGTTTAAACCCCATTTTAAACTCTTTTCAGAAAACAGTAAATGAATTCGAAATCCCCATTCAACTTATTGATCAGTTTCTTCACAGCATGGAAATGGATCTGGATTTGGACAGTTGCAATAGAGAGGATTATGAAGAATACATTTTGGGTTCAGCTGAAGTTGTTGGATTGATGTGTTTAAAAGTATTTGTCAATGGTAATACATCCGAATACGAAAGACTTAAGCCCTTCGCGATGGCTTTGGGTTCTGCTTTTCAAAAAATAAATTTCTTAAGAGACCTTAACGCCGATTACAAAAATTTGGGCAGATCCTATTTTCCCGGTTTGGAAGTTGAAAATTTTGATGAAAACAGTAAAAAGCTGATCGAAGATGAAATTTCCAATGACTTCAAAAAAGCCTATGAAGGAATAGTCCAATTGCCCAAAAAGGCGCGCTTTGGCGTCTATCTGGCTTATGTTTATTATCTGGCATTATTTGAAAAAATAAAGAACACCCATTCTTCCAAAGTAATTGAATCCAGAATCAGAATACCCAATGAAAGAAAGTATGCGATTTTGGTCAGTTCTTATGTTCGTCATCAAATAGGCCTAATATGA